One genomic segment of Candidatus Paceibacterota bacterium includes these proteins:
- the rplL gene encoding 50S ribosomal protein L7/L12, with translation MAEENKNTSAAEEKAEKETVEVPKKFKGIVEEIEKMSVLDLSELVKVLEKKFGVSAAPQMMAMPSVAAGAPGASAEAEEKSSFNVELSAPGEKKLEVIKLIRDMLGKGLKEAKDFVDASSGAPQMIKEGATKEEAQDIKKKVEEAGGKVELK, from the coding sequence ATGGCCGAAGAAAACAAAAACACATCTGCCGCTGAAGAAAAAGCGGAAAAAGAGACAGTAGAAGTTCCTAAAAAGTTTAAAGGAATCGTTGAAGAGATAGAAAAAATGTCCGTGCTTGACCTTTCAGAGCTTGTAAAAGTTCTTGAGAAAAAATTTGGAGTTTCAGCAGCTCCTCAAATGATGGCGATGCCTTCCGTGGCAGCAGGAGCTCCGGGAGCTTCCGCAGAAGCGGAAGAGAAGAGTTCTTTTAACGTAGAGCTTTCAGCACCTGGAGAAAAAAAGCTTGAAGTTATAAAGCTCATAAGAGACATGCTTGGAAAGGGATTAAAAGAAGCAAAGGATTTTGTTGATGCCTCTTCAGGCGCTCCTCAGATGATAAAAGAAGGAGCTACAAAAGAAGAAGCGCAGGATATTAAGAAAAAAGTAGAAGAAGCCGGAGGAAAAGTGGAATTAAAATAA
- a CDS encoding transcriptional repressor encodes MSIKEIHQKIKAKGGRVTKARKAIVSVLFDSNCMLSSSQIISKLKEKRTVPSRTTMYRELLFLIKNNIIVKNTALKKDYFEIVKDHHHHLICLNCNSFKKIAVYNDLIKKEKEISRKNNFKIINHSFDFYGLCHKCQK; translated from the coding sequence ATGAGCATAAAGGAAATACATCAAAAAATAAAGGCAAAAGGAGGAAGGGTAACAAAAGCAAGAAAAGCAATAGTTTCTGTTCTTTTTGATTCCAACTGCATGCTTTCTTCCTCTCAAATAATTTCCAAATTAAAAGAGAAAAGAACAGTCCCAAGCAGAACAACTATGTACAGAGAGCTTCTCTTTCTTATTAAAAACAATATTATCGTTAAAAATACCGCTCTTAAGAAAGATTATTTTGAGATTGTAAAAGATCACCACCACCACCTTATTTGCTTAAATTGCAATTCTTTTAAAAAGATTGCCGTTTATAATGATTTGATAAAAAAAGAAAAAGAAATAAGCCGGAAAAATAACTTTAAAATAATTAACCATTCATTTGACTTTTACGGCCTATGTCACAAATGTCAAAAATAA
- the argS gene encoding arginine--tRNA ligase, which produces MKIKEIENSIVSEVKKALKKPDLNVVLEHPSNPKFGDFAVCLFPFVKETGKSPQDIGDVLIKELQSLDFIEKATVLFPYLNIEIKKDFFIKSAINEAGTIRKSEKKEKVLIEYIAPNTNKPLHLGHLRNGFFGTAVSNIFKATGKKVVRVNLVNDRGEHICKSMLAYKKWGEGKTPNEEGIKGDHFVGNFYVKYSNEEKKNPLLKEEVHKMLVLWEQGDKETISLWKKMNSWVYDGFKKTYNDFGFEFDFVYYESKLYNIGKEIVKKAAEKGVFYYGEEGDILFDLPEEKFGLDKNGKRRKITLLRKDKTNLYITQDIGVAVKKMEDHNFDKSIYITSMEQVYHFQCLFEILKVLKYKWVEKLYHLPYAMVFLPEGKMKSREGKVVDADNLLYEVKENAKKEIILRYGKIKDLEERALKIALGAIKFQLLFIHPCQDIYFDPEKSVSFEGATGPYCQYSYARAKSIIRKSGRKKIKKNVNFSVLKEEEEIVLVRKIICFDREIKIAMETFNPSKIANYLYELSKDLNRFYAKHSVLNSDKETEEARIALIFAVSLVLEKGFGILGIPLLEEM; this is translated from the coding sequence ATGAAAATCAAAGAAATTGAAAATTCTATCGTTTCTGAAGTAAAAAAGGCATTGAAAAAACCCGATTTGAATGTTGTCTTGGAGCATCCTTCAAATCCAAAGTTTGGCGATTTTGCCGTTTGTCTTTTTCCTTTTGTAAAAGAAACTGGAAAATCTCCTCAAGATATAGGGGATGTCCTAATTAAAGAGCTTCAATCTCTTGATTTTATTGAAAAAGCCACAGTACTTTTTCCTTATTTAAATATTGAAATAAAGAAAGATTTTTTTATAAAATCAGCTATTAATGAGGCGGGGACAATAAGAAAGTCGGAAAAAAAGGAAAAAGTTTTGATTGAATATATAGCTCCCAATACAAACAAACCGCTTCATTTGGGCCACCTTAGAAACGGTTTTTTTGGAACAGCTGTTTCTAATATTTTTAAAGCAACGGGTAAAAAAGTGGTAAGAGTTAATCTTGTTAATGATAGGGGAGAGCATATTTGCAAAAGCATGCTGGCTTATAAGAAATGGGGAGAAGGGAAAACGCCAAACGAAGAAGGAATAAAAGGAGATCATTTTGTCGGCAATTTTTATGTTAAATACAGCAATGAAGAAAAGAAAAATCCTCTTCTTAAAGAAGAAGTTCATAAAATGCTTGTTTTATGGGAACAGGGAGACAAGGAAACAATTTCTCTTTGGAAAAAAATGAATTCTTGGGTTTATGACGGATTTAAAAAAACTTACAATGATTTTGGATTTGAATTTGACTTTGTTTACTATGAAAGCAAGCTTTACAATATTGGAAAAGAAATTGTTAAAAAAGCAGCAGAAAAAGGAGTTTTTTATTACGGAGAAGAAGGAGATATACTTTTTGACCTTCCGGAAGAAAAATTCGGGCTTGATAAAAACGGCAAGAGAAGAAAAATCACTCTTCTTCGAAAAGACAAAACAAACCTTTATATTACTCAAGATATCGGTGTTGCCGTTAAAAAAATGGAAGACCATAATTTTGACAAGTCAATATATATTACAAGTATGGAACAGGTTTATCATTTTCAATGTCTTTTTGAAATATTAAAAGTTTTAAAATATAAATGGGTAGAAAAACTCTATCATCTTCCCTACGCTATGGTTTTTCTTCCTGAAGGGAAGATGAAATCAAGAGAAGGAAAAGTTGTTGATGCCGATAATCTGCTCTATGAAGTTAAAGAAAATGCCAAAAAAGAAATTATTCTGCGTTATGGCAAAATTAAAGATTTAGAAGAAAGAGCTCTTAAAATTGCTCTTGGAGCAATTAAATTCCAGCTTCTTTTTATTCATCCTTGCCAAGACATATATTTTGACCCTGAAAAATCAGTTTCTTTTGAAGGGGCGACAGGGCCTTACTGCCAGTACTCTTATGCAAGAGCAAAAAGTATCATAAGGAAATCGGGCAGAAAAAAAATAAAAAAAAATGTTAATTTTTCTGTTCTTAAAGAAGAGGAAGAGATTGTTCTTGTAAGAAAAATTATATGTTTTGATAGGGAAATAAAAATAGCTATGGAAACTTTTAACCCGTCTAAAATAGCCAATTACTTATATGAGCTTTCTAAAGATTTAAACAGATTTTATGCCAAGCACTCTGTTCTAAATAGCGATAAAGAAACAGAAGAAGCAAGAATTGCCTTAATTTTTGCAGTTTCTTTGGTTTTGGAAAAAGGGTTTGGAATTTTAGGCATTCCTCTCCTTGAGGAAAT
- a CDS encoding metal ABC transporter permease — protein MFLELIQYDFIQRAYIAGSFIAFLCGILGLFLILRRLSLIGDGISHVSFGAIALGLFFGFYPFYIAIPTVIIASYLILKITEKTKLHADAAIGIVSSAGISLGVILSSISGGFNIDLFSYLFGNILAISKEEMYLSVFLSAFLLIVIYYLYYEFFSVSFDEEYAKTTGINTKRINVILITLTALTVILAIRIVGVMLSSALLILPGATSLLFAKSFKFAIFFSGILSLISVFLGITFAFYLDLPPGATIIVLNLIFFSFFSVYRKINQ, from the coding sequence ATGTTTCTAGAACTTATTCAATACGATTTTATCCAAAGAGCATATATTGCCGGCTCTTTTATAGCTTTTCTTTGCGGGATTTTAGGCCTTTTTCTAATTCTAAGAAGATTATCTTTAATAGGAGACGGAATTTCCCATGTAAGTTTTGGGGCAATCGCTTTGGGACTTTTCTTCGGTTTTTATCCTTTTTATATCGCAATACCAACTGTTATTATCGCCTCCTATTTAATTTTAAAAATAACGGAAAAAACGAAACTTCATGCCGATGCGGCAATAGGAATTGTTTCCTCTGCCGGAATCTCTTTGGGAGTAATATTATCTAGTATTTCGGGAGGATTTAATATAGACCTTTTTTCCTACCTTTTTGGAAATATTTTGGCAATAAGCAAAGAAGAAATGTATTTGTCCGTCTTCCTCTCCGCTTTTCTTCTTATTGTAATTTATTATTTATACTACGAATTCTTTTCCGTTTCTTTCGATGAGGAATATGCCAAAACAACCGGAATAAATACAAAAAGAATAAATGTAATACTTATTACTTTAACAGCTCTTACAGTAATTTTGGCTATAAGAATAGTGGGCGTTATGCTTTCTTCCGCTCTTCTTATATTACCAGGAGCAACCTCTCTTTTGTTTGCAAAAAGCTTTAAGTTTGCGATCTTTTTTTCAGGGATTTTGTCCTTGATTTCCGTTTTTTTGGGAATTACTTTTGCCTTTTATCTCGATCTTCCTCCCGGAGCCACTATAATCGTTTTAAATTTGATTTTCTTTTCTTTCTTTTCTGTTTATAGAAAGATAAATCAATAA
- the def gene encoding peptide deformylase, whose translation MKDFEIRKFNDPVLRKKTEEIKHFNRELEWLVFAMKEKMAEEEGVGLAAPQVGISKQLIVFIDIESGQIKELINPKIIKYGKEKTIEEEGCLSFPDIFLKIKRSDYIKIKGFNLKGEELEIEATGILSRILQHETDHLYGILFFDRLPFFSRLKFKLKNRGFNKYFN comes from the coding sequence ATGAAAGATTTTGAAATAAGAAAATTTAATGATCCTGTTTTAAGGAAGAAAACAGAGGAAATAAAGCATTTTAACAGAGAACTGGAATGGCTTGTTTTCGCTATGAAAGAAAAAATGGCAGAAGAGGAAGGAGTTGGGCTTGCCGCTCCTCAGGTGGGAATAAGCAAGCAATTAATAGTGTTTATTGACATTGAAAGCGGACAGATAAAAGAATTAATTAATCCTAAAATAATAAAGTACGGAAAAGAAAAAACAATCGAAGAAGAGGGATGCCTTAGTTTCCCTGATATTTTCTTAAAAATAAAAAGAAGCGATTATATTAAAATAAAGGGATTTAATCTAAAAGGAGAAGAACTTGAAATAGAAGCAACAGGAATACTTTCAAGGATACTTCAGCATGAAACAGACCATCTTTACGGAATTTTGTTTTTTGACAGGCTTCCTTTCTTTAGCCGCTTAAAGTTTAAATTAAAAAATCGTGGATTTAACAAGTATTTTAATTGA
- the rplJ gene encoding 50S ribosomal protein L10 — protein MFSTLSIGQLFNFMALTKEQKKEKLKELQDKLKKQKSAVFVDIDGLKNKDVLVLREKLREKSTDFVVSKKTLTKMAFIKNEIPLDETLLSGRLGLIFNYNDEFGFAKDIFDFSKGNKSFNILGGLLDNVCISKEKVTDLALMPSREVLYGSLLSCLNAPIVNFLSVCQGSTKGLINALKQIK, from the coding sequence ATGTTTTCCACGCTGTCTATAGGGCAGCTTTTTAATTTTATGGCTTTAACAAAAGAACAAAAAAAAGAAAAACTAAAAGAACTGCAAGATAAGCTGAAAAAGCAAAAATCAGCGGTTTTTGTCGATATTGACGGATTAAAAAATAAAGACGTTCTGGTTTTAAGGGAAAAATTAAGAGAAAAATCAACTGATTTTGTGGTTTCAAAAAAAACTCTTACAAAAATGGCTTTTATAAAGAATGAGATTCCTCTTGATGAAACTCTTCTTAGCGGCCGACTTGGATTGATTTTTAATTACAACGATGAGTTCGGATTTGCGAAAGATATTTTTGATTTTTCCAAGGGAAATAAAAGTTTTAATATTCTTGGAGGATTGCTTGATAATGTTTGCATAAGCAAGGAAAAGGTTACTGATTTGGCACTGATGCCTTCAAGAGAAGTTCTTTACGGATCGCTTCTTTCATGTTTAAACGCTCCTATTGTAAATTTCCTTAGTGTTTGCCAGGGCAGTACAAAAGGTCTTATAAATGCATTAAAACAAATTAAATAA
- a CDS encoding type II secretion system protein, protein MSKKLKSFTLIELLIVIALITTLSSIVIVIVSRTRTATDDMKARNNRSQAAKYCSINPGVSTLFGDSVYCDSDLNMWSVTLNTALGEDKLKVPPTQETLIIGLIPIMKMWSHYTV, encoded by the coding sequence ATGTCCAAAAAACTAAAATCCTTCACTCTCATAGAACTGCTTATTGTAATCGCCCTTATTACCACATTATCCTCCATTGTAATTGTTATCGTTTCAAGAACAAGAACGGCAACAGACGATATGAAAGCAAGAAACAACAGAAGCCAAGCCGCGAAGTATTGTTCCATAAACCCAGGCGTTTCCACCCTTTTTGGAGACAGCGTCTACTGTGACAGTGACCTTAATATGTGGTCTGTAACATTAAACACCGCTCTTGGAGAGGATAAATTAAAAGTACCCCCAACTCAGGAAACGCTTATTATTGGTCTTATCCCTATAATGAAGATGTGGTCACATTATACGGTATAA
- a CDS encoding zinc ABC transporter substrate-binding protein, which produces MKKTLLIAIVIIIFFISLILFPKKQEEAEEIKVIATLFPYYDMAKEIGGEKISVSLLLPPGAEVHSFEPKTSDFIKINNADIFIYTGDFMEPWAKRIMESISNKEIIVIRASDGIKLLEDEDEHEDEDEHEDEDDNGYDPHIWLDIENSKKIADEITKALIAVSPKNEMFFIERSNNYINKLQKLDNDFAKSLEKCKNGEIIYSGHYAFAYLAEKYNLKHSAILGISHDTEPTISSLLSVIEKIKNEGISHIFYEELSDPKIAKIIKEETKAEMLPLNPAENLSKEDFEKGVSFIKIMEENLENLKNGLRCK; this is translated from the coding sequence ATGAAAAAAACATTACTTATTGCAATTGTCATTATAATTTTCTTTATATCCTTGATATTATTCCCAAAAAAGCAAGAAGAAGCAGAAGAGATTAAGGTAATAGCCACTCTTTTTCCTTATTATGATATGGCAAAAGAAATAGGAGGAGAAAAAATAAGCGTTTCTCTGCTTCTTCCTCCGGGAGCGGAAGTCCATTCTTTTGAACCCAAAACAAGTGATTTTATTAAAATAAACAATGCCGATATCTTTATTTATACCGGAGATTTTATGGAACCTTGGGCAAAAAGAATAATGGAAAGTATAAGTAATAAAGAAATTATTGTTATAAGGGCAAGCGATGGAATAAAGCTGCTAGAAGATGAAGACGAGCATGAAGATGAAGACGAGCATGAAGATGAAGACGACAATGGGTACGATCCCCACATTTGGCTTGATATTGAAAATTCTAAAAAGATAGCTGATGAAATAACAAAGGCCCTCATAGCCGTTTCCCCAAAAAATGAGATGTTCTTTATTGAAAGAAGCAATAATTACATTAATAAACTCCAAAAATTAGATAATGATTTTGCAAAGTCCTTGGAAAAATGCAAAAATGGAGAAATAATATACAGCGGTCATTACGCTTTTGCATATCTTGCAGAAAAGTATAATTTAAAACATTCCGCTATCTTGGGAATTTCCCATGATACAGAACCGACAATAAGTTCTCTTCTTTCGGTCATTGAAAAGATAAAAAATGAAGGTATAAGTCATATTTTCTATGAAGAATTGTCGGACCCAAAAATAGCAAAAATTATAAAAGAAGAAACAAAAGCCGAAATGCTTCCTCTTAATCCGGCTGAAAATCTGTCAAAAGAAGATTTTGAAAAAGGCGTTTCTTTTATTAAAATAATGGAAGAAAATCTTGAAAATTTAAAGAATGGCTTAAGGTGCAAATAA
- a CDS encoding metal ABC transporter ATP-binding protein, translated as MNIISVKNLSFKYEKISILEDINFSVNKGDYVALAGPNGSGKTTLIRTVLGLEKANGEIFLFGKKIKEFNDWGKIGYLPQKASFLTPIFPAKVKEVVSLGLLSSKKHPKRINSFDKLKIEETLKILDIFNLKDILINNLSGGQQQRVFLARAIISDPQMLILDEPSSGLDISSRENFFELLKKINKEKGVAIILITHDASDIGKYANKLLYLDKKILFYGLFSDFCKSKEMEKYFGHFSQHLICHQH; from the coding sequence ATGAATATTATTTCCGTAAAAAATCTCTCTTTTAAATATGAAAAAATATCTATTCTTGAGGATATAAATTTTTCAGTAAATAAAGGAGATTATGTAGCTCTTGCCGGACCAAACGGATCAGGAAAAACAACCCTTATAAGAACGGTTTTAGGGCTTGAAAAAGCAAACGGAGAAATATTTCTTTTTGGCAAAAAAATAAAAGAATTCAATGATTGGGGGAAAATAGGATATCTCCCCCAAAAGGCCTCTTTCTTAACTCCCATATTTCCTGCAAAAGTAAAAGAAGTTGTTTCTTTGGGTCTTCTTTCTTCCAAAAAACATCCCAAAAGAATCAATTCTTTTGACAAATTAAAAATAGAAGAAACGCTAAAGATTTTAGATATTTTCAATTTAAAAGATATTCTTATCAATAATCTTTCAGGAGGACAACAGCAAAGGGTTTTTCTGGCAAGAGCAATTATTTCAGATCCGCAAATGCTTATTTTAGACGAACCTTCAAGCGGGCTTGATATAAGTTCAAGGGAAAATTTCTTTGAGCTTTTAAAGAAAATAAACAAAGAAAAGGGAGTTGCCATTATCCTTATAACTCACGACGCCTCCGACATCGGAAAATATGCAAACAAGTTGCTCTATTTAGATAAAAAAATACTTTTCTACGGATTATTCTCTGATTTTTGCAAATCAAAGGAAATGGAAAAATACTTCGGTCACTTTTCCCAGCACTTAATCTGTCACCAGCATTAA
- the mltG gene encoding endolytic transglycosylase MltG: MKKTIIFIFASFIIIFLLFSFLFFIKTINPKDITKEEFLPFSIEKGEGIILISENLQKSSFIKNRYSFIIYAFLSGQRRSLQAGEYLLSPSMGVKDIIVKLSKGDTIKKRITIIEGWNIEDIGNYLAEQEICSKEEFFNIVNEDFSDQFSFLKDKPKNLNLEGYLFPDTYEMNINSSCRDIVFKMLSNFKEKIDNTSIKGKTIFEIINMASLIEKEVRTFEDKKIVSGILWKRLEIGMPLQVDATIAYITKKKTTRISLEELKIDSPYNTYLYKGLPLGPISNPGLSSIVASINPEKSDFLFYLSTLEGETVFSRNLTEHNIAKQKYLK; this comes from the coding sequence ATGAAAAAAACAATTATTTTTATTTTTGCATCTTTTATAATCATTTTTCTGCTTTTTTCTTTTCTTTTTTTTATCAAAACAATAAATCCCAAAGATATCACAAAGGAAGAATTTTTACCTTTTTCAATTGAAAAAGGTGAGGGTATTATTTTAATCTCCGAGAATCTTCAAAAATCAAGTTTTATTAAAAACAGATATTCTTTTATTATCTATGCTTTTTTAAGCGGCCAGAGAAGGAGTCTTCAAGCGGGAGAATATTTGCTCTCTCCTTCAATGGGGGTAAAGGATATAATTGTTAAGCTTTCAAAAGGAGATACGATAAAAAAAAGGATTACGATAATAGAAGGATGGAATATTGAGGATATCGGAAACTATTTAGCGGAACAGGAAATTTGCTCTAAGGAAGAATTTTTTAATATCGTTAATGAAGATTTTTCGGACCAATTTTCTTTTTTAAAAGACAAGCCAAAGAATCTTAATCTTGAAGGGTATCTTTTTCCAGACACCTATGAGATGAATATTAACAGCTCTTGCAGGGATATTGTTTTTAAAATGCTTTCTAATTTTAAAGAAAAAATAGACAATACTTCTATTAAAGGGAAAACAATTTTTGAAATAATAAATATGGCTTCTCTTATTGAAAAAGAAGTAAGAACATTTGAAGATAAAAAAATAGTTTCAGGAATTCTTTGGAAGCGCCTTGAAATTGGAATGCCTCTTCAGGTTGATGCAACGATTGCCTATATTACAAAAAAGAAAACCACGAGAATTTCTCTTGAAGAATTAAAAATTGACTCTCCTTATAACACATATCTCTATAAAGGGCTTCCTTTGGGTCCAATTTCAAATCCGGGACTTTCAAGTATTGTTGCATCAATTAATCCGGAGAAAAGCGATTTTCTTTTTTATCTTTCTACGCTTGAAGGAGAAACTGTTTTCAGTAGGAATTTGACAGAACATAATATTGCAAAACAAAAATATTTGAAATAA
- a CDS encoding dihydrofolate reductase, protein MKIIIIAAVSKNNVIGKGSKIPWHSKEDFSHFKEKTLNNVVLMGRKTYESIGKALPRRKNIVITGEKKSFSDAERYDSYKEGLTGAKEYAKKNNCDIFIIGGGSIYNQAMEDADFLYISHMKSDFEGDVFFPDFEKTKKWTIKSKEEFNDFTFIVWERR, encoded by the coding sequence ATGAAAATAATTATAATCGCAGCTGTTTCAAAAAATAACGTTATCGGAAAAGGAAGTAAAATTCCCTGGCATAGCAAGGAAGATTTTTCCCATTTTAAAGAAAAAACATTGAATAATGTTGTTTTAATGGGGAGAAAAACTTACGAGAGTATAGGCAAAGCCCTTCCAAGAAGGAAAAATATTGTGATAACGGGAGAAAAAAAATCTTTTTCCGATGCCGAAAGATACGATAGTTATAAAGAAGGACTAACTGGCGCCAAAGAATATGCAAAAAAAAATAATTGCGATATTTTTATTATTGGAGGGGGCTCAATATATAATCAAGCAATGGAAGACGCAGATTTCCTATATATATCCCACATGAAGAGCGATTTTGAAGGAGATGTTTTTTTCCCGGATTTTGAGAAAACAAAAAAATGGACAATTAAAAGCAAAGAAGAATTTAACGATTTTACTTTCATTGTTTGGGAAAGAAGATAA
- a CDS encoding DJ-1/PfpI family protein: MEKEKIKRIALIVAFKDFRDEEYFIPKEIFKKEKIQVKTFSDFLGKAIGKFGGEAKVDDLIDNLNVDDFDGVVFIGGPGAEKYVENERCLEIAREAEKKEKVLGAICIAPLILSSSGVLENRKATVWSSQMDKSAIKELKNSGAIYFEKSVAIDGKIVTGSMPEASELFAREIIKIL; this comes from the coding sequence ATGGAAAAAGAAAAGATAAAAAGAATAGCTTTAATTGTTGCTTTTAAAGATTTTAGGGATGAAGAATATTTTATTCCCAAGGAAATTTTCAAGAAAGAAAAGATCCAGGTAAAAACATTTAGCGATTTTCTTGGAAAGGCCATTGGCAAATTCGGAGGGGAAGCAAAGGTTGATGATTTAATTGATAATTTAAACGTTGATGATTTTGATGGGGTTGTATTTATAGGAGGGCCGGGAGCTGAAAAATACGTTGAAAATGAAAGATGCCTTGAAATAGCAAGAGAAGCAGAAAAAAAAGAGAAAGTATTGGGAGCTATCTGTATTGCTCCTTTGATTTTATCTTCCTCCGGTGTTTTAGAAAACAGGAAAGCGACAGTTTGGAGCTCTCAGATGGATAAATCGGCAATAAAGGAACTAAAGAATTCAGGAGCGATATATTTTGAAAAAAGCGTTGCTATTGACGGAAAAATAGTAACCGGTTCTATGCCGGAAGCATCAGAGCTGTTTGCTAGAGAAATTATAAAAATATTATGA
- the pcm gene encoding protein-L-isoaspartate O-methyltransferase, whose translation MDLTSILIEDGYLKTKEIIEAFKIIKRKDFLPKNVKKLSEQNSALPIGYSQTISQPLTVAFMLELLSPQKGEKILDIGSGSGFTTAILSCIVGKKGKVIALEIIPELLKVGEENVSKYNFVKKGIASFILGDGKKGYKKEAPFDKILCSAEAEFVPDSLKEQLKTGGKIVIPVKSSIILLEKKRNGNFDKKEFYGFSFVPLV comes from the coding sequence GTGGATTTAACAAGTATTTTAATTGAGGACGGTTATCTGAAGACGAAAGAAATAATAGAGGCCTTTAAAATAATTAAAAGGAAGGATTTTCTTCCCAAAAACGTAAAAAAACTTTCAGAACAAAATTCCGCATTGCCCATTGGATATAGTCAAACAATATCCCAGCCCTTGACAGTTGCTTTTATGCTTGAACTTCTTTCTCCTCAAAAAGGAGAAAAGATTTTAGACATTGGTTCTGGATCCGGATTTACAACCGCTATTTTGTCCTGTATTGTCGGTAAAAAAGGAAAAGTTATTGCTCTTGAAATTATTCCTGAGCTTTTGAAAGTTGGAGAAGAAAATGTTTCAAAGTATAATTTTGTAAAAAAGGGGATAGCTAGTTTTATTCTTGGAGACGGCAAGAAAGGATATAAAAAAGAAGCTCCTTTTGATAAAATACTATGTTCGGCAGAGGCAGAATTTGTTCCCGATAGCTTAAAAGAACAGCTTAAAACTGGCGGGAAAATTGTAATTCCCGTAAAATCATCTATTATTCTTTTGGAAAAAAAGAGAAACGGCAATTTTGACAAGAAAGAATTTTACGGATTTTCTTTTGTTCCTCTGGTTTGA